A window from Cryptomeria japonica chromosome 1, Sugi_1.0, whole genome shotgun sequence encodes these proteins:
- the LOC131041988 gene encoding wall-associated receptor kinase-like 20 isoform X2 translates to MTTMFTINLLLLFVSLSITGGSAITCPKCGNTSVPYPLSTGDGCGDPYYRVYCNKNKQLEFRALSSTYPILSVDATSNRLVIQPAPLQNNSCTSQDYKSQGILLNNSLPFNITNSNTILLLNCSTRLLLSPLNCTPASLCHQYVEQVEETKICSSSNLCCTFSAGASPSSYRIHVWHRGCRAYTSIVNLNPSLPAREWRQGVEIQWASPPEPACQNSQGCGPNSRCLRDPKLGGKRCLCNRNFHWEPMSGICTKNLSSCQIRGVCRRGLLIGAGAAGALTVIYRRKKQVRDGKSKLAKERTSILSANSGGKAARIFSSKEIKKATNGFSKDRLLGTGGFGEVYKGTLEDGTTVAVKVAKLGNSKSTEQVLNEVRILSQVNHKNLVKLLGCCVEAEQPLMIYEYIPNGTLYDRLHKPKPSNQLNWQTRLNIASQTAQGLAYLHSAAYTPIFHRDVKSTNILLDENMNAKVSDFGLSRLAEPDLSHISTCAQGTLGYLDPEYYRNYQLTDKSDVYSFGVVLLELVTSQKAIDFSRGADDVNLAVYVMERSEEGKIVEIVDPGLLSDSSPLVVDTVKAFACLALGCLQEKSQDRPSMKEVAEELQYIIGLSSSSNEDAHVPDNKQEDNGLILRLNWPY, encoded by the exons ATGACCACCATGTTTACAATCAATCTGTTGTTGTTGTTTGTAAGTCTCTCCATTACTGGTGGTAGTGCTATAACCTGTCCGAAGTGTGGCAATACCTCAGTTCCCTATCCCTTAAGTACTGGAGATGGCTGTGGTGACCCTTACTATAGAGTCTATTGCAACAAGAACAAGCAGCTAGAATTCAGGGCTCTGAGCAGCACATACCCAATACTGAGTGTGGATGCTACCTCAAATAGGTTGGTGATACAGCCTGCACCTCTGCAGAACAATTCATGCACTTCACAAGATTACAAGAGCCAAGGCATCTTGTTAAACAATAGCCTACCCTTCAATATCACCAATAGCAATACCATCTTGCTTCTGAATTGCTCTACAAGGCTTTTGTTATCTCCCTTAAATTGTACTCCTGCCAGTCTGTGTCATCAGTATGTTGAGCAAGTGGAGGAAACCAAAATATGCAGTAGTAGCAACCTGTGCTGTACATTTTCTGCTGGGGCATCACCCTCCTCTTACAGAATACATGTATGGCACAGGGGCTGTAGAGCTTATACCAGTATTGTCAATCTTAATCCTTCTTTGCCAGCAAGAGAATGGCGCCAGGGGGTGGAAATACAGTGGGCTTCACCACCAGAGCCTGCTTGTCAGAATTCTCAAGGATGCGGTCCGAATTCAAGGTGCCTAAGAGATCCAAAATTGGGCGGAAAGAGATGCCTCTGTAATCGGAATTTTCATTGGGAACCCATGTCAGGAATCTGCACAAAAA ATTTATCATCATGTCAAATTCGGGGAGTTTGTCGGCGAGGACTTCTAATAGGAG CGGGGGCAGCGGGGGCGCTAACAGTGATATACAGAAGAAAAAAGCAGGTCAGAGATGGGAAATCGAAACTGGCAAAGGAGAGAACAAGCATCCTGTCGGCAAACAGCGGAGGAAAGGCCGCCAGGATCTTCAGCAGCAAAGAAATAAAGAAGGCCACAAACGGATTCTCCAAAGACAGATTGCTGGGGACAGGCGGCTTTGGGGAAGTATACAAGGGAACCCTAGAAGACGGCACAACAGTTGCAGTGAAGGTGGCCAAGTTGGGCAACAGTAAAAGCACAGAGCAAGTATTGAACGAGGTGAGGATTCTGTCACAGGTGAACCACAAGAACCTGGTAAAGCTTCTGGGCTGCTGTGTGGAGGCAGAGCAACCCCTAATGATCTACGAATACATCCCCAATGGAACCCTCTATGACCGCCTCCATAAACCCAAGCCTTCTAATCAATTAAACTGGCAAACCCGCCTGAACATCGCCTCTCAGACAGCGCAGGGCCTCGCTTACCTTCATTCCGCcgcttatacccccatttttcacaGAGATGTCAAATCCACCAACATTCTCCTTGATGAAAACATGAATGCCAAAGTCTCAGATTTTGGGTTGTCTCGCCTTGCAGAGCCAGATTTGTCTCACATTTCCACTTGTGCTCAGGGCACTCTGGGGTACTTGGATCCAGAGTATTACAGAAACTATCAGCTCACTGATAAGAGTGATGTCTACAGTTTTGGCGTGGTGCTACTCGAACTCGTGACGTCGCAGAAGGCAATTGATTTTTCAAGAGGGGCAGATGATGTGAACCTGGCGGTCTATGTGATGGAGAGATcagaagaaggtaagattgtgGAGATTGTGGATCCTGGGTTGCTTTCAGATTCTTCTCCTTTGGTTGTGGATACAGTCAAAGCCTTTGCTTGTTTGGCCTTGGGCTGCCTCCAGGAGAAGAGTCAGGATAGACCCTCCATGAAAGAAGTTGCAGAGGAGCTGCAGTATATTATTGGTCTCAGTTCTAGTAGTAATGAGGATGCCCATGTACCTGACAACAAGCAGGAGGACAATGGTCTCATTCTCCGCCTTAACTGGCCATATTGA
- the LOC131041988 gene encoding wall-associated receptor kinase-like 20 isoform X1 yields the protein MTTMFTINLLLLFVSLSITGGSAITCPKCGNTSVPYPLSTGDGCGDPYYRVYCNKNKQLEFRALSSTYPILSVDATSNRLVIQPAPLQNNSCTSQDYKSQGILLNNSLPFNITNSNTILLLNCSTRLLLSPLNCTPASLCHQYVEQVEETKICSSSNLCCTFSAGASPSSYRIHVWHRGCRAYTSIVNLNPSLPAREWRQGVEIQWASPPEPACQNSQGCGPNSRCLRDPKLGGKRCLCNRNFHWEPMSGICTKNLSSCQIRGVCRRGLLIGGLILSICAAAGAAGALTVIYRRKKQVRDGKSKLAKERTSILSANSGGKAARIFSSKEIKKATNGFSKDRLLGTGGFGEVYKGTLEDGTTVAVKVAKLGNSKSTEQVLNEVRILSQVNHKNLVKLLGCCVEAEQPLMIYEYIPNGTLYDRLHKPKPSNQLNWQTRLNIASQTAQGLAYLHSAAYTPIFHRDVKSTNILLDENMNAKVSDFGLSRLAEPDLSHISTCAQGTLGYLDPEYYRNYQLTDKSDVYSFGVVLLELVTSQKAIDFSRGADDVNLAVYVMERSEEGKIVEIVDPGLLSDSSPLVVDTVKAFACLALGCLQEKSQDRPSMKEVAEELQYIIGLSSSSNEDAHVPDNKQEDNGLILRLNWPY from the exons ATGACCACCATGTTTACAATCAATCTGTTGTTGTTGTTTGTAAGTCTCTCCATTACTGGTGGTAGTGCTATAACCTGTCCGAAGTGTGGCAATACCTCAGTTCCCTATCCCTTAAGTACTGGAGATGGCTGTGGTGACCCTTACTATAGAGTCTATTGCAACAAGAACAAGCAGCTAGAATTCAGGGCTCTGAGCAGCACATACCCAATACTGAGTGTGGATGCTACCTCAAATAGGTTGGTGATACAGCCTGCACCTCTGCAGAACAATTCATGCACTTCACAAGATTACAAGAGCCAAGGCATCTTGTTAAACAATAGCCTACCCTTCAATATCACCAATAGCAATACCATCTTGCTTCTGAATTGCTCTACAAGGCTTTTGTTATCTCCCTTAAATTGTACTCCTGCCAGTCTGTGTCATCAGTATGTTGAGCAAGTGGAGGAAACCAAAATATGCAGTAGTAGCAACCTGTGCTGTACATTTTCTGCTGGGGCATCACCCTCCTCTTACAGAATACATGTATGGCACAGGGGCTGTAGAGCTTATACCAGTATTGTCAATCTTAATCCTTCTTTGCCAGCAAGAGAATGGCGCCAGGGGGTGGAAATACAGTGGGCTTCACCACCAGAGCCTGCTTGTCAGAATTCTCAAGGATGCGGTCCGAATTCAAGGTGCCTAAGAGATCCAAAATTGGGCGGAAAGAGATGCCTCTGTAATCGGAATTTTCATTGGGAACCCATGTCAGGAATCTGCACAAAAA ATTTATCATCATGTCAAATTCGGGGAGTTTGTCGGCGAGGACTTCTAATAGGAG GCCTGATTTTATCCATATGCGCAGCAGCGGGGGCAGCGGGGGCGCTAACAGTGATATACAGAAGAAAAAAGCAGGTCAGAGATGGGAAATCGAAACTGGCAAAGGAGAGAACAAGCATCCTGTCGGCAAACAGCGGAGGAAAGGCCGCCAGGATCTTCAGCAGCAAAGAAATAAAGAAGGCCACAAACGGATTCTCCAAAGACAGATTGCTGGGGACAGGCGGCTTTGGGGAAGTATACAAGGGAACCCTAGAAGACGGCACAACAGTTGCAGTGAAGGTGGCCAAGTTGGGCAACAGTAAAAGCACAGAGCAAGTATTGAACGAGGTGAGGATTCTGTCACAGGTGAACCACAAGAACCTGGTAAAGCTTCTGGGCTGCTGTGTGGAGGCAGAGCAACCCCTAATGATCTACGAATACATCCCCAATGGAACCCTCTATGACCGCCTCCATAAACCCAAGCCTTCTAATCAATTAAACTGGCAAACCCGCCTGAACATCGCCTCTCAGACAGCGCAGGGCCTCGCTTACCTTCATTCCGCcgcttatacccccatttttcacaGAGATGTCAAATCCACCAACATTCTCCTTGATGAAAACATGAATGCCAAAGTCTCAGATTTTGGGTTGTCTCGCCTTGCAGAGCCAGATTTGTCTCACATTTCCACTTGTGCTCAGGGCACTCTGGGGTACTTGGATCCAGAGTATTACAGAAACTATCAGCTCACTGATAAGAGTGATGTCTACAGTTTTGGCGTGGTGCTACTCGAACTCGTGACGTCGCAGAAGGCAATTGATTTTTCAAGAGGGGCAGATGATGTGAACCTGGCGGTCTATGTGATGGAGAGATcagaagaaggtaagattgtgGAGATTGTGGATCCTGGGTTGCTTTCAGATTCTTCTCCTTTGGTTGTGGATACAGTCAAAGCCTTTGCTTGTTTGGCCTTGGGCTGCCTCCAGGAGAAGAGTCAGGATAGACCCTCCATGAAAGAAGTTGCAGAGGAGCTGCAGTATATTATTGGTCTCAGTTCTAGTAGTAATGAGGATGCCCATGTACCTGACAACAAGCAGGAGGACAATGGTCTCATTCTCCGCCTTAACTGGCCATATTGA